The region GCGCTGGTGTTTTTCCAAGGATGCCCGTGCCAAACACAGCGATCTGACGCTGAAGGTGAGCCGGGAGCTGATCGACTGGTTCTTTGAGAACACTTATTTCTCCCATATCGTCGTGCCTGTTCGCTCGGACGACCGCAGTGCCCGCAGCACGGCTCAGGATCTCGGTTTCGTCTACCGCGAAAGCCGACGCATCGAAGATATGCCCTGCGATCTCTTCCAGCTTCTCAGCCCGTCCCTGCGCTCCTATCTGGTGAGCGCCTGAGTAGCAAAGCCAGCTTTCAGGCGTTCAGTCTCACGATTGTGGACACAGGAAGCTGTGCGCACCGAAAAACTCGGATAGGCTTATGTCGATGAAGGTGACCCTTGTTTCAGGTTCGGAACCCTAGCGACTAGCGGCCATGAGAGAGACCGATCACTCACCCCCGATTACGGGTCGTTGTTATTGCGGAGCCTCGACGATCTCTGCGAACGCGCAACCCAGTGCGATTGCCTATTGCCATTGCGCGGACTGCCGCCGTGTGACGGGAGCACCTGTCTCGGCGTTTGCTGCCTTTGATGCCAGTGCAGTGACGATTTCATCCGCAGCCCTGCAAAAGGTCACGGCGAACCCTGGCGTGACAAGGACATTTTGCGGAAGCTGCGGATCTCCCATAGCAGGCAGCTATGATTATCTGCCGGGCCAGACCTACATCTCACTTGGTTTGCTGGATCAGATCGATGTGTTGTCTCCGCAGATGCATGCACATGCTGATGCGCGGCCGGATTGGCTTTGCATCAAGGACGACCTGCCCAGGTTCTCGAGCAGTTCACGTGACAAGCTCAAAGAACAAAGCTCCTAAGCGACGCATAAAAGATGACTCGACCCAACCCGCAGTACACAGCCTCCGAGGTCTTGGCGTGCCATGGTGGCGGCATACACAACGTTCCTTTATGAGGATCTGGCGCGCCAGGTCTTTGGCGTGTCGCCATAGAGCTGTTTGAAGGCGTTCGAGAAACTCGAGATATTGCTGTAGCCGGCAAGGTAGGCAGCCTGTCCGACTGTTATTCCCTGCTTTTCCAACGCCGCTCTTGCTCTCTCAAGCCTCTGCTTCCGGATGAAATCCGACACGGTTATGCCGAACCGGTCCTTGAAGCTGCGTTGGACGGTGCGTTTGCTCGCTCCCAGATCTCTGGCGAGACCTTCGATGGTCAATTCTGATTCAAGGTGTTCGACGATATAACTCCGGGTCTTCTCCGATAGATTGCTAGATGCTGTTTCGCCTGTTTGTTGGCTAAGGCTATGGTTGGTCGTGAGGTCGGCGCAAGCATAGGCGAGCAATTCCAAGCCTTTTGCCGACCGGAAAAACTGCGTGGCCTCGGGCATCTTCTCAGGGTCGAGGTCCTCCGGCGGCTGCAGAATGGCCTCACCGAGTGCCTGCATGGTCGGATTGGCTTTCCAGAGGCAGTAGTTCATGTGACCATCGGCAAAACGGGAAAGCAGTTCCGATTTGTGTTGGGAAGCGAGCCGCTTTAGCCAGTCGCTTGGCAAAGATACCTTGACCTTGCGCAGGATATTTTCGCCGTAACTGGCAACAGACCGCAATGTGCAGGGTCTTGTCCTGTTGAGCAAAAGAACATGCGGGTATCTTTGATTTCCATATCCAGCGTCGATATCGAACAGTTTGTCATCGATGTAAAATCTTTGCTCTCCTTCCAGGAAGAGCAGCAACTGGAAGCATGGTGACAGAGTTTCGGTGACCTCCAACGTGTGATGTTGCGCCCGACCATTCAGGAAACCGACATTTGCAAATGTCGGAAATGCGGATGCGGCTGCCATCAGTGTCTCCTGCTTTGCAACGTGGCGCACCGGCATGGACCCATCATGGATCCCCGCTGGCACTTCCACGATAACAATTGGCGCTTCGGCTAAATTGTTCGAAATTTACATCTTTCTATCACGGCTCTTATGTTGAGCGCAAAGGTCAAGTTATCGAGCATGGCAAACCATGGTCGAGCTGACCTCACTGACGGCGAAGGCATAGGGGCTCGTTTAATCGTTATGACAAGAAGCAGTTTGAACCGCGTTGGCACCACGGAGTATCTGGAAACGAAGAGCCGTCATATAAAGCGAAAGTCCCTTGCGGCGCTGCTACCGACCTTGCTGGCTTCCACCGGGCTGGCAGCTGCCCAGGACGCTGTGGACACAAACCTGGACACGATCGTTGTGACCGCGGCGGGCACCCCGACCGAGCTGATAGATGCGCCGGCGAGTGTTACGGTCCTTACGTCAGAGGACATAGAAAAGCTGCCGGCCCAGGACGTGAGAGAACTCCTCAAGCGCGTACCCGGCATTACGATCAACCACTCGGGCAATCTCGACAAGGTTCAGATTCGCGGCCTTGGCGAGCGCTATACGCTTTTCATGATCGACGGCAAGCGCGTCAACTCGGCGCCGAATGTCTTCCGTGGCAATGACTTTGATTCAGGTTGGGTTCCCGTCGAGGCCATCGAACGGATTGAAGTGGTTCGTGGCTCGATGTCGTCTCTCTATGGTTCGGATGCCATCGGGGGCGTAATCAATATCATCACCAAGAAAGCGGATGCCGAATGGCATGGCTCGCTCACCAGTGAAGTGGTGTTGCAGGAAAATCGGAACTCGGGGGACTACGGCCGGGTTGGCTTCAACCTGTCCGGGCCTGTCATCAAGGACAAGCTCTTTTTCCAGACCTACGGCAGCTTCGACAATAGAGCGGCCGACTCTCCGGACTTGAATCCCGGCACCTCGTGGGATGGTTCTCCGCTTGACGGATTTTATGAGAGCCGCGACGTCTTTATTGACAGCACACTGACCTGGCTGGCCGATGAGCAGAACGAAGTTGACTTCAATTACGGATATTCCAATCGTCTCCAGGATTTGACCACGCTTCAGCGGCACTCAGGCGGGGTGACCCACCGGGGTCACTATGATTTCGGCCAGACCGAGGTAAAGATCTACGGCGATCAGATCCACAACGATTATGGTCACGGCAACACTGCAGAAGAGATGCAGCCGAACACTGCGTACAATTTCAATGCAGATGCCAAGGTCAACAAAGCGCTGGATTTTGTCGTCCCGCATGAATTGACCGTCGGGACAGCTTTCACATACCAGCGTATCGAGGATGATTATGTCCTCACCGGCACCGGT is a window of Labrenzia sp. CE80 DNA encoding:
- a CDS encoding GFA family protein, translating into MRETDHSPPITGRCYCGASTISANAQPSAIAYCHCADCRRVTGAPVSAFAAFDASAVTISSAALQKVTANPGVTRTFCGSCGSPIAGSYDYLPGQTYISLGLLDQIDVLSPQMHAHADARPDWLCIKDDLPRFSSSSRDKLKEQSS
- a CDS encoding AraC family transcriptional regulator encodes the protein MAAASAFPTFANVGFLNGRAQHHTLEVTETLSPCFQLLLFLEGEQRFYIDDKLFDIDAGYGNQRYPHVLLLNRTRPCTLRSVASYGENILRKVKVSLPSDWLKRLASQHKSELLSRFADGHMNYCLWKANPTMQALGEAILQPPEDLDPEKMPEATQFFRSAKGLELLAYACADLTTNHSLSQQTGETASSNLSEKTRSYIVEHLESELTIEGLARDLGASKRTVQRSFKDRFGITVSDFIRKQRLERARAALEKQGITVGQAAYLAGYSNISSFSNAFKQLYGDTPKTWRARSS
- a CDS encoding TonB-dependent receptor, with the translated sequence MNRVGTTEYLETKSRHIKRKSLAALLPTLLASTGLAAAQDAVDTNLDTIVVTAAGTPTELIDAPASVTVLTSEDIEKLPAQDVRELLKRVPGITINHSGNLDKVQIRGLGERYTLFMIDGKRVNSAPNVFRGNDFDSGWVPVEAIERIEVVRGSMSSLYGSDAIGGVINIITKKADAEWHGSLTSEVVLQENRNSGDYGRVGFNLSGPVIKDKLFFQTYGSFDNRAADSPDLNPGTSWDGSPLDGFYESRDVFIDSTLTWLADEQNEVDFNYGYSNRLQDLTTLQRHSGGVTHRGHYDFGQTEVKIYGDQIHNDYGHGNTAEEMQPNTAYNFNADAKVNKALDFVVPHELTVGTAFTYQRIEDDYVLTGTGGSTSSVWQAALYLEDQMSITDRFNMTFGARLDDHENFGWHASPRAYGVLNLTDNWTVKGGWSASFKAPTLLENSPNWNQISCGGGCYMIGSEDLDPEIGSSFEAGINYESDFLSANLTGFHNDIQDMIPFPPARTSDTTEALTYANFVGFASDGNPIFTYENIDNARTMGVEASVALRPRDDLTITANYTYLDAKATSGVERPLAYQPKHSANLGVDWQATQKLQIGLAVNYVGDQYTYVPTDGDMSSASEAKAYTTADITAGYQVNDHFSIRLGVLNVANKQVLRYESNDFNVDGRRYFLSAKATF